A single genomic interval of Hevea brasiliensis isolate MT/VB/25A 57/8 chromosome 4, ASM3005281v1, whole genome shotgun sequence harbors:
- the LOC110654036 gene encoding G-type lectin S-receptor-like serine/threonine-protein kinase SD2-5: protein MDCQGFFRFMASISLVFLILSEACMASTQSIGKIYPGFQGSQMNWIDRNGMFLLSNNSNFAFGFSPTQDVTLYLLVIIHMATLDVIWTANRGFPVANSDKFFFDEDGTVSLHKGGSSIWGPDTSGKRVSAIELQDSGNLVLLGNDSSVIWQSFSHPTNTLISNQEFQEGMKLVSDPGANNLTYVLEIKSGDMILSAGFRTPQPYWSMKNDIDKTINKDGGVVTLASLNANSWRFYGSNEVLLWQFLFADANDANATWIAVVGNDGFISFLNLDDGGSASPTKIPSDPCSRPEPCGAYYVCSGNNVCQCPSALSSSPNCKTGIVSSCGSSKGSPELVSAGSGLNYVALGFVPPSSKTSLEGCKSSCRDNCSCLAMFFQNSTGNCFLFDQIGSFQDTGKGSSFVTYIKVSSDSNNGGTESTTKGFPFVAVIVVATVPVILGLLFVAFRYYRNKKRLPGSPQETSEDDNFLESLSGMPIRYSYRDLQTATNNFSVKLGHGGFGSVYQGVLQDGTRLAVKKLEGIGQGKKEFRAEVSIIGSIHHHHLVRLKGFCAEGSHRLLAYEFMANGSLDKWIFKSKKQDFILLDWDTRFNIALGTAKGLAYLHEDCDVKIIHCDIKPENVLLDDHFNAKVSDFGLAKLMNREQSNVFTTLRGTRGYLAPEWITNCAISEKSDVYSYGMLLLEIIGGRRNFDQSHSSEKSNFPSYAFRMMEEGKVREILDAELNLDENDKMVSTAIKVALWCAQEDMYLRPSMSKVVQMLEGLCPVPQPSISSPLSFRLSSSFFKSTSEEGTSSGPSDSNSNANLSSVQLSGPR from the coding sequence ATGGATTGTCAGGGTTTCTTTCGTTTTATGGCTTCCATTTCGTTGGTTTTTCTCATTCTATCTGAAGCCTGTATGGCTAGTACACAAAGCATTGGCAAGATTTATCCTGGGTTTCAAGGGTCCCAAATGAACTGGATTGATAGGAATGGGATGTTTCTTTTATCTAATAATTCAAATTTTGCTTTTGGCTTCAGCCCTACTCAAGATGTCACATTATATCTATTAGTTATCATCCACATGGCAACCTTAGATGTTATATGGACTGCAAATAGAGGCTTCCCAGTTGCGAATTCTGATAAATTCTTCTTTGATGAAGATGGTACTGTGTCGTTACACAAGGGTGGAAGTTCAATCTGGGGGCCTGATACTAGTGGTAAAAGAGTTTCTGCAATAGAATTGCAGGATTCAGGAAATTTGGTCTTGCTTGGGAATGACAGTAGTGTAATTTGGCAGAGCTTTAGCCATCCCACAAACACACTGATATCAAACCAGGAGTTTCAGGAGGGAATGAAACTTGTCAGTGATCCTGGTGCCAATAACTTGACCTATGTTCTTGAGATCAAGTCTGGTGACATGATTCTCTCTGCTGGGTTCCGAACTCCTCAGCCTTATTGGTCCATGAAAAATGACATTGATAAGACTATCAACAAAGATGGTGGGGTAGTCACTCTGGCATCTCTCAATGCAAATTCATGGAGGTTCTATGGCAGTAACGAAGTGTTGTTGTGGCAATTTTTGTTTGCTGATGCGAATGATGCGAATGCCACCTGGATTGCAGTTGTTGGAAATGATGGCTTTATTTCCTTCCTCAACCTTGATGATGGAGGTAGTGCTTCTCCGACGAAAATACCAAGCGATCCTTGCAGCAGGCCAGAACCTTGTGGTGCATATTATGTTTGTTCTGGTAACAACGTATGCCAGTGCCCTTCAGCTCTTAGTTCCAGCCCAAATTGTAAAACAGGTATTGTCTCTTCCTGTGGTAGCTCAAAGGGCTCTCCAGAGCTTGTAAGTGCTGGCAGTGGGCTTAATTATGTTGCACTTGGGTTTGTTCCACCCTCTTCAAAAACTAGTTTGGAAGGCTGCAAATCCTCTTGCCGTGATAACTGCTCATGTCTTGCTATGTTCTTCCAGAACAGTACGGGGAATTGCTTCCTGTTTGATCAAATTGGAAGTTTCCAAGACACTGGCAAGGGCTCTAGTTTTGTTACATACATTAAAGTCTCGAGTGACTCCAACAATGGAGGCACTGAAAGTACCACTAAGGGCTTTCCTTTTGTTGCAGTAATAGTTGTTGCGACAGTGCCTGTCATTTTGGGTCTACTTTTTGTGGCATTTAGATATTACAGGAACAAGAAAAGGTTGCCAGGATCTCCCCAAGAGACCTCAGAAGATGATAATTTCTTGGAGAGCTTATCTGGGATGCCAATTCGTTATAGTTACAGAGATCTTCAAACTGCAACTAACAACTTCTCGGTGAAGCTTGGACATGGAGGATTTGGTTCAGTTTATCAAGGGGTTCTTCAGGATGGAACTCGACTGGCTGTGAAGAAGTTGGAAGGCATTGGCCAGGGAAAGAAAGAATTCCGAGCAGAAGTTAGCATCATTGGTAgtattcatcatcatcacttggtTAGGCTAAAAGGCTTTTGTGCTGAAGGATCTCACCGCCTGCTTGCTTATGAGTTCATGGCCAATGGATCTTTGGATAAATGGATATTCAAGAGTAAAAAACAAGATTTCATTCTGTTGGATTGGGATACAAGATTCAATATTGCATTGGGAACAGCAAAAGGACTAGCTTATCTCCATGAAGACTGCGATGTAAAGATCATTCATTGTGACATAAAACCTGAGAACGTGCTTCTTGATGATCATTTCAATGCTAAAGTCTCAGATTTTGGGTTGGCTAAGTTAATGAATCGAGAGCAAAGCAATGTTTTCACCACCCTAAGAGGCACCAGGGGGTACCTTGCACCAGAATGGATCACAAATTGTGCTATTTCAGAGAAAAGTGATGTGTATAGCTATGGAATGTTGTTGCTTGAGATTATTGGTGGAAGAAGAAACTTTGATCAATCCCATTCTTCAGAGAAATCCAATTTCCCATCCTATGCTTTTAGGATGATGGAAGAAGGGAAAGTGAGAGAAATCCTTGATGCAGAGCTGAATTTAGACGAAAACGACAAGATGGTATCCACTGCTATTAAAGTTGCGTTGTGGTGTGCACAGGAAGATATGTATCTAAGGCCATCAATGTCTAAAGTTGTCCAAATGCTTGAAGGTCTCTGCCCTGTTCCTCAACCATCGATTTCTTCCCCATTGAGTTTTCGCCTTTCTTCGAGTTTTTTTAAATCAACAAGCGAGGAGGGCACTTCCTCAGGACCTTCAGACAGCAACAGTAATGCCAACCTTTCTTCTGTGCAGCTTTCTGGCCCAAGATAG
- the LOC110654035 gene encoding uncharacterized protein LOC110654035: MPRPGPRPYECVRRAWHSDRHQPIRGSLIQEIFRVVNEVHSSATKKNKEWQEKLPVVVLRAEEIIYSKANSEAEYMDLKTLWDRTNDAINTIIRRDESTEAGELLQPCIEAALNLGCTPRRASRSQRNSHPRCYLSPGNQEPNTFYPGMVNSTIQANHKTSPQCIPNYSNFIKPTIMNSTHLGSELQNLVCQNVSVNSNKFLFATDSGCLSNYNQCLSMENHPVSSLCSVYPLYYGSCLEPQQSVGILSKSVPSTLEPVKVSDGQSLFSCNEDAAANINQSDLKDSSMEELDVGCDLSLRLGSLSASLLSSQNRQLQDVDDVGSGEGVKFNNQMPQIDKEFSLFARVDMDDSLKSCPSKLNEHVKVDVMKKKRKAVHGHAVADQACHWQPKLPCIDLTGRMKSAGS; encoded by the exons ATGCCTAGACCAGGCCCCAGGCCTTATGAATGTGTTAGAAGAGCTTGGCACAGTGATAGACATCAGCCCATTAGAGGTTCTCTCATTCAAGAAATTTTCAG AGTGGTCAATGAGGTTCATAGCTCTGCaactaagaagaacaaggaatggCAAGAGAAGCTACCTGTTGTTGTTTTAAGAGCAGAAGAAATTATATATTCCAAAGCCAATTCTGAG GCTGAATATATGGACCTTAAAACACTTTGGGACAGAACTAATGATGCCATTAATACAATCATTCGACGTGATGAGAGTACTGAAGCTGGAGAGCTTCTTCAACCTTGCATCGAAG CTGCTCTTAATTTGGGATGCACTCCAAGGAGAGCCTCCAGAAGCCAACGAAATAGTCATCCAAGATGTTACCTTAGTCCTGGCAATCAAGAGCCCAACACTTTCTATCCTGGCATGGTAAATAGCACTATTCAAGCAAATCATAAGACCAGCCCTCAATGCATACCTAATTATtcgaatttcataaaacccacaatcATGAATTCAACCCATTTGGGCTCTGAATTACAAAATCTTGTTTGCCAGAATGTTAGTGTCAATTCTAATAAATTTCTCTTTGCAACTGATAGTGGTTGTCTATCTAACTATAACCAATGTTTATCCATGGAGAATCATCCTGTGTCAAGCTTGTGCTCAGTTTATCCTTTGTACTATGGAAGTTGCCTAGAGCCCCAGCAAAGTGTAGGAATTCTTTCTAAATCAGTTCCTAGCACCTTAGAACCCGTCAAGGTGAGTGATGGGCAAAGCCTCTTCTCCTGTAATGAGGATGCTGCTGCTAACATCAATCAATCAGATCTCAAGGATAGTTCCATGGAGGAGCTTGATGTTGGGTGTGATCTGTCATTACGGTTGGGCTCTCTTTCAGCATCTTTGCTTAGTTCTCAAAACAGGCAGCTTCAGGATGTTGACGATGTTGGTTCTGGAGAGGGGGTTAAATTCAACAATCAGATGCCACAAATAGACAAGGAGTTCTCTTTGTTTGCCAGGGTTGATATGGATGACTCATTAAAGTCATGTCCAAGCAAATTGAATGAACATGTAAAAGTAGATGTGATGAAGAAAAAACGCAAGGCAGTTCATGGTCACGCTGTGGCTGATCAGGCATGTCATTGGCAGCCAAAGCTTCCATGCATTGATTTGACTGGGAGAATGAAAAGTGCAGGTTCGTAA
- the LOC110654034 gene encoding glycosyltransferase BC10 isoform X2, translating to MLSPFLKKKTMLSPTPLSLLFALLLCLPLAILFTIPRTTTTTTTNAIASYLQNPVDVFIRKSDSTKTHKKLKIKNVNSLPPPPPPEDDESLLRVAARVNPRPIHPKKMAFMFLTTSPLHFAPLWELYFNQTPKQLFNIYIHGDPSFNYQPPFSGVFAHRVIHSKLTQRFTPTLTSAARRLLAHALLDDPSNSMFALLSASCIPLHSFNFTWSARGEEAMLPEVKLEDFRIGSQFWVLTRKHARLVVGDQRIWAKFNRTCVRMDTCYPEENYFPTLINMRDPLGATSATLTHVDWRGCLEGHPRMYEASEVGPDLIRELRNSRPRYGYDGINGTDLVVNRRKDPFLFARKFSPESLQPLMSIAKEAILKE from the exons ATGCTTTCTCCGTTTCTCAAGAAAAAAACTATGCTTTCTCCAACCCCACTCTCTCTTTTGTTTGCTTTGCTGCTCTGCTTACCCTTAGCCATACTATTCACCATCCCcaggaccaccaccaccaccaccaccaacgcCATCGCCAGCTACCTTCAAAACCCAGTTGATGTTTTTATTAGAAAATCCGATTCCACCAAGACCCACAAaaagctcaaaatcaaaaacgtcAATTCACTTCCACCACCACCGCCACCAGAAGATGACGAATCACTTCTCCGAGTTGCCGCCCGAGTCAATCCCAGGCCCATTCATCCGAAGAAAATGGCATTCATGTTTCTCACTACCTCGCCTCTTCACTTTGCTCCACTCTGGGAACTTTACTTCAACCAAACTCCTAaacaactctttaatatttatatacATGGGGACCCGAGTTTTAACTATCAACCGCCGTTTTCAGGTGTATTCGCTCACCGAGTTATCCACTCCAAACTGACTCAGCGCTTCACCCCTACTCTCACCTCGGCGGCGCGTCGTTTGCTTGCACATGCGCTCCTCGACGATCCTTCTAATTCCATGTTCGCCCTTCTCTCCGCATCTTGCATACCGTTACACTCTTTCAATTTCAC ATGGTCGGCGCGTGGCGAGGAAGCGATGCTCCCGGAGGTGAAGCTAGAAGATTTTCGGATAGGGTCGCAGTTTTGGGTACTGACACGTAAGCATGCGAGGTTGGTTGTGGGTGACCAGAGGATTTGGGCAAAATTCAATCGAACGTGCGTGAGGATGGACACGTGTTATCCAGAGGAAAATTACTTTCCTACCCTTATCAACATGAGGGACCCATTAGGAGCCACGTCGGCAACGTTGACTCACGTGGACTGGAGGGGTTGCCTCGAAGGTCACCCTCGGATGTACGAGGCGAGTGAGGTGGGACCAGATTTGATCAGGGAGTTGAGAAACAGCAGGCCTAGATACGGCTACGATGGAATCAACGGCACAGATTTGGTTGTGAACCGACGAAAGGACCCATTCTTGTTCGCTAGAAAATTCTCTCCGGAGTCACTACAACCGTTGATGAGTATAGCGAAGGAAGCGATCTTAAAAGAATAG
- the LOC110654034 gene encoding glycosyltransferase BC10 isoform X1, with product MLSPFLKKKTMLSPTPLSLLFALLLCLPLAILFTIPRTTTTTTTNAIASYLQNPVDVFIRKSDSTKTHKKLKIKNVNSLPPPPPPEDDESLLRVAARVNPRPIHPKKMAFMFLTTSPLHFAPLWELYFNQTPKQLFNIYIHGDPSFNYQPPFSGVFAHRVIHSKLTQRFTPTLTSAARRLLAHALLDDPSNSMFALLSASCIPLHSFNFTYEILTRSKRSFIEILKEEIFTYDRWSARGEEAMLPEVKLEDFRIGSQFWVLTRKHARLVVGDQRIWAKFNRTCVRMDTCYPEENYFPTLINMRDPLGATSATLTHVDWRGCLEGHPRMYEASEVGPDLIRELRNSRPRYGYDGINGTDLVVNRRKDPFLFARKFSPESLQPLMSIAKEAILKE from the coding sequence ATGCTTTCTCCGTTTCTCAAGAAAAAAACTATGCTTTCTCCAACCCCACTCTCTCTTTTGTTTGCTTTGCTGCTCTGCTTACCCTTAGCCATACTATTCACCATCCCcaggaccaccaccaccaccaccaccaacgcCATCGCCAGCTACCTTCAAAACCCAGTTGATGTTTTTATTAGAAAATCCGATTCCACCAAGACCCACAAaaagctcaaaatcaaaaacgtcAATTCACTTCCACCACCACCGCCACCAGAAGATGACGAATCACTTCTCCGAGTTGCCGCCCGAGTCAATCCCAGGCCCATTCATCCGAAGAAAATGGCATTCATGTTTCTCACTACCTCGCCTCTTCACTTTGCTCCACTCTGGGAACTTTACTTCAACCAAACTCCTAaacaactctttaatatttatatacATGGGGACCCGAGTTTTAACTATCAACCGCCGTTTTCAGGTGTATTCGCTCACCGAGTTATCCACTCCAAACTGACTCAGCGCTTCACCCCTACTCTCACCTCGGCGGCGCGTCGTTTGCTTGCACATGCGCTCCTCGACGATCCTTCTAATTCCATGTTCGCCCTTCTCTCCGCATCTTGCATACCGTTACACTCTTTCAATTTCACGTACGAGATCTTAACTCGCTCAAAGAGGAGCTTCATCGAGATACTAAAAGAAGAGATTTTCACATATGACAGATGGTCGGCGCGTGGCGAGGAAGCGATGCTCCCGGAGGTGAAGCTAGAAGATTTTCGGATAGGGTCGCAGTTTTGGGTACTGACACGTAAGCATGCGAGGTTGGTTGTGGGTGACCAGAGGATTTGGGCAAAATTCAATCGAACGTGCGTGAGGATGGACACGTGTTATCCAGAGGAAAATTACTTTCCTACCCTTATCAACATGAGGGACCCATTAGGAGCCACGTCGGCAACGTTGACTCACGTGGACTGGAGGGGTTGCCTCGAAGGTCACCCTCGGATGTACGAGGCGAGTGAGGTGGGACCAGATTTGATCAGGGAGTTGAGAAACAGCAGGCCTAGATACGGCTACGATGGAATCAACGGCACAGATTTGGTTGTGAACCGACGAAAGGACCCATTCTTGTTCGCTAGAAAATTCTCTCCGGAGTCACTACAACCGTTGATGAGTATAGCGAAGGAAGCGATCTTAAAAGAATAG
- the LOC110654034 gene encoding uncharacterized protein LOC110654034 isoform X3, with protein sequence MLSPFLKKKTMLSPTPLSLLFALLLCLPLAILFTIPRTTTTTTTNAIASYLQNPVDVFIRKSDSTKTHKKLKIKNVNSLPPPPPPEDDESLLRVAARVNPRPIHPKKMAFMFLTTSPLHFAPLWELYFNQTPKQLFNIYIHGDPSFNYQPPFSGVFAHRVIHSKLTQRFTPTLTSAARRLLAHALLDDPSNSIWSARGEEAMLPEVKLEDFRIGSQFWVLTRKHARLVVGDQRIWAKFNRTCVRMDTCYPEENYFPTLINMRDPLGATSATLTHVDWRGCLEGHPRMYEASEVGPDLIRELRNSRPRYGYDGINGTDLVVNRRKDPFLFARKFSPESLQPLMSIAKEAILKE encoded by the exons ATGCTTTCTCCGTTTCTCAAGAAAAAAACTATGCTTTCTCCAACCCCACTCTCTCTTTTGTTTGCTTTGCTGCTCTGCTTACCCTTAGCCATACTATTCACCATCCCcaggaccaccaccaccaccaccaccaacgcCATCGCCAGCTACCTTCAAAACCCAGTTGATGTTTTTATTAGAAAATCCGATTCCACCAAGACCCACAAaaagctcaaaatcaaaaacgtcAATTCACTTCCACCACCACCGCCACCAGAAGATGACGAATCACTTCTCCGAGTTGCCGCCCGAGTCAATCCCAGGCCCATTCATCCGAAGAAAATGGCATTCATGTTTCTCACTACCTCGCCTCTTCACTTTGCTCCACTCTGGGAACTTTACTTCAACCAAACTCCTAaacaactctttaatatttatatacATGGGGACCCGAGTTTTAACTATCAACCGCCGTTTTCAGGTGTATTCGCTCACCGAGTTATCCACTCCAAACTGACTCAGCGCTTCACCCCTACTCTCACCTCGGCGGCGCGTCGTTTGCTTGCACATGCGCTCCTCGACGATCCTTCTAATTCCAT ATGGTCGGCGCGTGGCGAGGAAGCGATGCTCCCGGAGGTGAAGCTAGAAGATTTTCGGATAGGGTCGCAGTTTTGGGTACTGACACGTAAGCATGCGAGGTTGGTTGTGGGTGACCAGAGGATTTGGGCAAAATTCAATCGAACGTGCGTGAGGATGGACACGTGTTATCCAGAGGAAAATTACTTTCCTACCCTTATCAACATGAGGGACCCATTAGGAGCCACGTCGGCAACGTTGACTCACGTGGACTGGAGGGGTTGCCTCGAAGGTCACCCTCGGATGTACGAGGCGAGTGAGGTGGGACCAGATTTGATCAGGGAGTTGAGAAACAGCAGGCCTAGATACGGCTACGATGGAATCAACGGCACAGATTTGGTTGTGAACCGACGAAAGGACCCATTCTTGTTCGCTAGAAAATTCTCTCCGGAGTCACTACAACCGTTGATGAGTATAGCGAAGGAAGCGATCTTAAAAGAATAG